The sequence agaaaaaaattgaaaagttgtGATTTTTCTGTGTTTTGTTCTTTTCTAGCTTAGAAGGAGTGATTTTGTCACTGTGATCACAAATAGAAGATTTTGGTGATTGAAAAtactatttaaaaacaaaaaatagcgAGATAAATTTAGCTGCAGTTTATTTAGGCGGAAATCAATTTTGGcgaatgaaaaaatattaaatttggcgggaattaattttggcGGTTCCTTAAAAGAAAGAATTTAGGCGGAAATTTATTTCGGCAGATGCttacaaaaaagaattttggcgggaattaattttggcGGATTTTCGCTCGATCCGCCAAAATTTCTTTCCGCCAAAATTTGTTTCCTTAAGGTAACAATTTGAAAACGAAtgtaaataatgaaaatatcgCTAACACATTAGCAGCAAATGACATCAAAGTTTCAAAGTTTGAAAAGTTGTGATTTTTCTGTGTTTTGTTCTTTTCTAGCTTAGAAGGAGTGATTTTGTCACTGTGATCACAAATAGATGATTTTGGTGATTGAAAAtactatttaaaaacaaaaaatagcgAGATAAATTTAGCTGCAGTTTATTTAGGCGGAAATCAATTTTGGcgaatgaaaaaatattaaatttggcgggaattaattttggcGGATCCTTAAAAGAAAGAATTTAGGCGGAAATTTATTTCGGCAGATGCttacaaaaaagaattttggcgggaattaattttggcGGATTTTCGCTCGATCCGCCTAAATTTCTTTCCGCCAAAATTTGTTTCCTTAAGATAACAATTTGAAAACGaatgtaaacaataaaaatatcgctaacacATTAGCAGTAAATGACATCAAAGTTTCTATTTCTGCAATAACGCCAAAAGCCGAACAATTAAACTACCAAGTTAAAGTTGTGAATGACCATCTCCAAAAACTTTGTGCTGAACGAAATATATGTTTCATGACAACATTGATGAGATTAAACATATAAATAGAAGTAAATTGCATCTAAATAAGTCGGACACAAAGATATTGAGTATAACGTTCTGCAAATACCTCAACAAGTATTGATATCGTTTGCACAATGACGACCTAAATGAGCTTGATACTAGCATTACTCTATCAGAAATAAACCCAATAAAACGACTCAAATTTAAATATCCAAACAAAGTTATGATGAGCCCACCTAAATATAAACTCATAGGGTAATAAATTTATGCAATTGGAAAGTATTGTCAAAAAGTATATTGATATTTTATTGGTGTCTGAAACGAAACTTGACATATCTTCTTCTAACGCTATGTTGAGTCTTGATGGATTTCATACACCTTTCAGACAGGATCGAAATAAACATGGTGGTGGTTTGATTTTATACATTAACGATTCAACAATTTGTAAAGCACCATGCTGTTTCTCTACCTACTGATATCGAAGGAATGTTTGTGGAAATCAACCTTAGAAAACAGAAATGGCTGATCTGTGGTATCTATCGACTTCCTTCTCAAAGCTTGGATTATTTCACAGACATTATTTGTGCAGCTTTAAAACAGTTGAGATATGATAGCGTAATTCTTCTTGGAGATTTCAATGCACTGGGAACGGACGAATTTATGAAACGTTGTAACACCGAATTAAATTTATCGAATATTATAAAAGATCATACATGCCTATAAATCGATCACAAACCCATCTTGTGTTGATCACATATGGGTGTCCAATAAACGTAGTTTTCAAGATTCATGCACTGTGGAAAGTGGATTATCCGATTTTCACAAAATGACAatatcatttttaaatactaaaatACCAAAAAAGGATCCGAGGACTATTACATATCGTagatataaaaattttgatgagaaTCTTTTCAGAAATAGTCTTCAgaagtttatacaaaataacGATATACTGCCATATGCATCATTCGATGAAGGACTAAAGCAGCTTATAAATCAACATGCTCCAATAAAGAAGAAGATATTGCGAAATAACCACTCACCATttataacaaaacaaatttgtaaagaaattatGTTGAGACTAAAAAGAGGAACcaatacaataaaaaagtatgccaCTTACATCAATCATGTTAATAAACTCTGTAAGAGAGATAATGTCAAAATTAATGCTTTATCACGAATGACACATTTTATGTCGACTTTTAAAGTAGaacttctaaaaatgtttttattgataGCAATTTTAACTATTGTCCTCTCATTTGGGGTTTTTCAAGTAGATCTTCTCTCTTCAAAATCAACATTGTTTTCACCAGGACTCGATGCTGTTCTAGAAATGCAGATTGTTCCTGCCgtattaaaatttatatttgttatgTAATTTGTGTTGTCCTTGTGTTGTCCCGTTTGTGCTCTGCTGTAGAGTTCGCTCTGCGGTGGAGTACGAGATGCATTATATTCGttagttttgtgttgtgatgtcccgtgttaattatgtaaagagaataattgaattttggtactatttttagttaaattttccccTTGAGTCCGTTTTGTTTTGCACATCTTGCACATCCTTTTTCTGTGCTAGCAGTCTTCAACATGTAGCGACAGGGTCGAACATACATTATAGTAATAAATTCGCTGTTGAGTGAAATTAGTCTATCGTACATCACAGGAGTTGTTCTGCATCTGAGCATTATTTTCAGTTGTTTTCTCTCACTTGTAGTTGGCTTGGCTTACGCCACTATATTTCTACGAGTAAGATTGTTAACTACTCCGTTGGAATCGTGTCTTTAATTTCATTTCATGAAATCTCCGCCGAGCTAATACTGGATTATCCCCCATCTCGCAATAAATCTAGAGGTCATAGCCTCAACCACCTCTTATTCCGATCTCGCTAAAAAAGTCAAGATGTGCAAACAAACAAAtgagtatttttaaaataagaatcTGGGTCTATCACCCaacgatttattaaaacaatagTACAAACAATGTTAATAAGTGTTTCTCCTTCAATGTGATAGTGTTTTGATAAGAGTTTATTTTCGTGTTTATGAATTTCTTTCTAAAGTTGGTGATACTACCAAGACAAACAAACCACTAAACAGTGTGTATCGAACGAGCTCCCACAAGAGGAGACACTAAATAAGCCATGTTTTCTCGTCTTTCTCGTAGAATGGCGGAGACCGAATCGCATGCACAAGTCGATACGGTCAATACACAAGCCACCCAACAGAGTGTGCCTACAAACGAGCTCCCACAAGAGGAGACAGTAAACGAACTGTCAACAGACACAGAGGAGAACTGTGAGCCACCCTCCAAAAAGACAAGATTTGAGTTAGATGTTGTGCCACAAAATAGTTGGCAAATTCAGCAAGACTTAGCTGACTATGCAAATAAATACATGGATATTTTTCAACCAAATGTAGCCCTCGAGGAAGGGATTTTATTTGACAACCCAGTACCGGGAAATGTTCAGAACGAAAAGTTGCTTGATGTGCACTTAAAAAAACTTCTTCTCGAGCAAGATAAGAAGATAACGCTTAATCAAGACCGCATGGTTACAAACATTCAACAGCGAATAAGCTTTACTATGGGGCCACTGTGTCGCCTTTGGTCACTTATGGAGGGAGAGAAGACTTCCTTATCAAACTCGCCAGACGTCGACCAAAATCAACTTGAAAGTATTAACATGATGTCTCAATTATTTGATCAAACTATCCTACTTCTAGGACAGGCATACAATTCTTGCTCCTATTTGAGAAGGTTCAATGTGCTGATGTCTTTCATACcagataaaaagaaagtagAGAGTATGTTAAAGGAAATGTCATCAAGTTTTGTGCCCTCTGAGAAAACTGAACCAGCTTTGTTTGGTCCTAAATATGAAGACATGGTGTCAAAATTTCTTTCGTCAAAGAACAAATCGAAAGAACTATTTACTTCATTCAAAAAGAATAGTAGCAGAGGATCACATTCTGCCAGCCGACCCTTTTTAAGAGGCCCTCTATTTCAGACCAGAGGTAGGGGGCGAGGTTTCTTCACCGCAGCTGGTAAAAACTACAACAACCGTGGATCTAACCGGGGAAGCAACAGAGGAAGAAGAGGTATGTTTCAATTCAATATTAGAGGTGCCTTTTCTCAGCTTATCAGAGATTTTGGACATAAGGGACTTCCCAAATGTACATCCTTTGATAAAAAGGTTATTTCCAATACCTATTCCCCACCTGCCTCCTGCAGGAAGGACTCAATACTTTGTGGAGAATTGGAAAAAGCTGACAAACGATCAGACAATGTTAAAGATCGTACAGGGATACGAGATACCCTTTCTTTCCAAAACAGAGAATTGTTCCACCCCCTATTCATATCAGTCACGAAGAGAAATCCCTTGTGGACAAGGAGGTCCAAAGTATGCTGAGAAAAGGTGCCATCAAAAGGGCAACTCATGTACCGGGGGAATTTATCAGTACAATTACAAGGGTGTCGCATCAACTTCAGAGCTACATGTCCTGGAAACTAGACCCATTCAGCAAGGGGAGGGATGCTTTTCAGATCAAGTGGAAACACCATTACGCATACGCTTTCCCCCCTTTTGCTCTGATAGGCAGGGTtctcaaaaaagttcaagtagaACAGGTAGACATGATCCTAATAACTCCAGCTTGGCAAACACAAGCATGGTTTCCAACAGTCCTAGAAATGTCAGTAAGGCACCCTCTGATCCTTCCAGGGAGAATAGATCTGTTAAAGAACCCGAGGGGAGAGTGCCATCCACTATTAGTAAACAACAACCTCAAATTACTGGCATGGAACATTTCAGGAAAAGTTTGGAGGCAGAAAAAATATCAGGAAGGGCTGCCACTCTTATCACGGCTGCCAGAAGGCCAGGAACTGTCAGTCATTACAACTCGTCTTGGCGAAAATGGCATAGCTGGTGTGGTGAAAAACAAGTTTGTCCCACTAGATGTCCTATAGAATATATATTGGATTTTTTGGCACATCTTTTTGAGGAAGGGTTACAGTATAGCACCATAGGGTCACATAGGTCTGCAATATCAGCCTTTCATGAACCTATTGATGGGAAACCCATCGGCGAACACCCTAGAGTGTCATCTCTCATGGCAGGTGTCTTTAATAAAAGACCTCCGCAACCAAAATCTGTTTTCATTTGGGATATTGAACAGATTCTTAAATATTTAAGGAATATGCCAGACAACGTCTGTTTATCAGACAAGCAGTTAAGTTTAAAAGTGGCAATGCTACTGTCTTTAACAGCTGCTAGTAGGGTttctgaaataacttttttgaacACTGATACTCTCATAAAACATGAAGACTTTTATATGTTCCAATTCAAGCAACTAACTAAGGTTTGCCGCCCAGGGAAGAAAAGGCCGCCACTGAAATTCTACAGGTTTAGGAACGATGAAAAACTGTGTGTATGTGTCACCCTGGAGGACTACTTAAGTAGAAGAGAAAAGTGGAAAGTCACCGATTCTCAACTTCTTGTAAGCTATATAAGGCCACATAAACGGGTCTCCACTTCAACAGTCTCGGGATGGCTAAGACAAATGCTTCAGCTCGGGAACATTGATGTGGACAAATTTAAGGCTCATTCCACAAGATCTGCAGCGACTTCAAAAGCAAAAGCAATCGGCATCTCTCTATCCGATATTCTCAAGCAGGCACATTGGTCTTGCGAATCCACATTCCAAAGGTTCTATCATAAGCAGGTAGAGGACCCGAGTCTTACGTTTCAGAAAGCACTGCTCTCTGGTGGGCTTTGAAGAGAGGTGGTCGAGGCTATGTGAAATCGGGATTACCTTGCGGGGGCTACGCGCCCTTACGTAATCCTCAATTTCCAAGCACCTACAAAAGTAGAAATATATGTAAAACTGGATTCGTTGGAATCGCTATTCAAAAGGATGTCAGTAACGAAAGAGACCCGACCAGAGATTGAAGCATCTCCCGTTAATGATGACGAAGAAAGAAGAGTCGTCAAACTAACAGAAAAGGGAAGATCCTTTAAACTTCAGTGTCTGTTAGAAATACGAGAAAGAATATTCAGGCGATTGATGAGAAGGTCGTCCGAAATAGACAACTTAGTGGGCTTCGGGAGCATAACGACGATAGAAGAAACGTTATTAAGATTCAACGACTTGGTAAAAAGGTTTGAAGATGTTCACGAACAATGAGTCCCACTCTTTACTGATGAAGAGAGGCGCGATGATCAAAATTGGTACGACGACAAAgacgaaaaaatatttgatttcaaACATCGTGCCATCAACCAAATTAGAGAGTTGAAAGAAAAGCAAGAATGTGAAAGTCTGAAATCGCACGATAGCCGGAAGGATAGAGCGTCTAGCAAGTCCCACACAAAGGCGTCATCCGAATCGTTTCAAGAACGATTTAATAAGAAAGTGGAGAAAACTGAACGTATGAGTGAAGGAGATTTCAGAAATGAAAGACAAAGATTTGCTCTGGAATCGGAAGAGTTAAAAAACTTAGAGGAGGTGTCTCAACTCAAAGCACGTTTGGGTGTCCTGGACCGAAATCTGAAGCGCGTGCAAAGATGTCAACGCAGCCAACCAGATGTAGGGCGGTATCAACGCAGGATAGATGAAGGTATGAATTCGAGAGTTGATGATGAAAGTAGTATCTTGTTTAAGTTGTTAAAACTACAATCTGCACCAGAAGTTGTCATTGAGCCATTCAATGGAGAcccactaaattttttttattattttatggcTATGTTTAAGGAGGTTGTAGAATCAAAGGTAGATGATCCCAGAGGCAGGTTAACCAGACTTATAAAGTTTACAATAGGTGAACCTAGAGAACTTATTCGACATTGCATACAGCACCCTCCTGAGGTTGGTTATGAAAACGCTATTGAACTTCTGACAAAAAAGTATGGGAATCCCCATATTATTTTAGCTAATTACAGAAAGGAAATAAGAGATTGGCCTCAGTTAAAGTTCAACGACGCAAAAGGGTTCAGAGATTTTTTCAGTTTCTTAATAAAGTGCCAGAGCATTGTAATTGGGAGGGACTGGAATGTGTTGGATACCCCTGATACCATATGTGCTTTCGTTTCCAAGTTGCCAGGTTCTTTGACGGATCGTTGGAACCGCAAGGTTATGATAAAACGTCATAAGCACCTTTCAGAACCTAGTTTAGaggatttcattgactttattgAGCAGGAGTCTACCTTGATAAATGATCCGCTATTTTCAAGGAACGCACTTAAGCAGTTTACTAACACAAAGGAAAAGTTACCTGATAAGAGGAAATCTTACAAAAGCTTTGCTATGAATACCAACTATAGATCGTCAAATGACATTAAAAAGCTGTGCCCTGCTTGTTCTGCTAAGCATGATTTAGATGACTGTAAATTGTTTCTGAGTTATACCATAGAGGACAGAAGCAAATTTCTTGGACGAAAAAGATTATGCTATAACCGACGAACACAACGCAAAATCCTGTCCACATCGACGTAAATGTACCATTTGTAAAGGAAACCATCCTACTGGCTTGCATGGCTTTAGATTTAGGAAAAGAAGTGACTCCAAGGATaaggaagaaaacaaagaaagcaccgaAGAGAAGGAATCTGTTAAGAGGTTATCAGTCTTTGCATAGTGCCAGTAAAGGTATCACATAAATCTACTGGTAAGAGTGTGACTACCTTAGCCATGCTGGATAATTGCAGCCAAGCTTCGTTTGTAACGACAGATCTAGTCAAGAGATTGGACGTTAGTGGTGCTGAAACATCATTAGCCATTAAAACAATTAACGGAACAGAGACTGTTAAATCTGAGGCAATAGAAGATTTGATAATTGAAGGCATTAGCACACAATTTGAAAATATCCCGGTCATGTTACCCAAGGAATACACAAGAAGAGAACTGCCCGTAGATAAAGATGATATAGCAACTACCGATAAGTTATCTCAATGGAAATAGTTGGAACCGGTTTATCCACACTTTAGAATCCAGAAGTTTGATGTTGACTTGTTGATTGGCGCAAATTGTGCAAAGGCACTTGAACCAGTGGATGTGCTGCCCAGTCAAGATGGTGGCCCATATGCATACCGAACCATACTTGGATGGTGCATTGTAGGACCAATCAAGTCAGaaggtaaaaataattattctatTAAATCTTGTCATAAAATTGCTGTGAACGACATAGGAAACAACGGAATTGCTAAGCATCATTTTGAATCAAAAAATAGTGTGAAAGAAACTCATATTAGTAACATGCTTGAAAAGTTGTACCTTTCAGATTTTACGGAGGCAAGATTGTCGCCTCGCAGCAACATAGAATTTAATCTAGAAGAAATGTCAATAGAAGATAAAACATTTCTATTTCATAATGGAGTCAAAAGCAGGCAAGGTTGGAAGTCATTATGAACTGCCTTTGCCATTCCGAAACGAAGACTTGTTTGATGCCTGACAACAGAAACGTTGTGCTGAGAAGACTGATGCATTTAAAGGAAAGAATTATACGAAATCCGAAATCCTAGCTGAATACCAGAGGTTCATGAAGAACATTATGGATAAAGGCTATGCAAGAAAAGCCGTGCTACCTGCATCTCCTGGGAAGTCTTGGTATATCCCCAATCATGCAGTTTATAATGAAAAGAAGAATAAGATCAGAGTAGTCTTCGATTGTGGAGCAGAATACCATGGTAGATCATTAAACAAGGAATTGATCCCTGGACCAGACTTTACCAACCATCTTATAGGTGTGCTTAACAGATTTAGAGAAGGAACCATAGCAGTCATGGCTGACATCGAATCTATGTACCTCCAGGTGTTTGTAACGGAACACCAAAGATCGTTTCAGAGAATTCTTTGGTGGGACAAAAGCGATAAAAAAATGACCAAACCGGTCGAATACGAAATGAATGTCCACATCTTTGAAGCGACTTCGTCTGCGAGTTGTAGCAATTATGCCTTGAAGAAAACTGCCTTAGATAATCAAGGCAAATTTGGAACTGATGCAGCGGAAACGTTATTGAAGAATTTTTATGTCGATGACATGCTGAAGTCAAAAGATAATCTTGGTGAGACCATTTCGTTAATGAAAAACGTCACTTCTATGTGTAAGGCGGGAGGTTTTAGGTTAACAAAATTTGTCAGTAATAATAAAGAAGAGTTATTGTCTATACCTGAAGATGATCGGAAAACGGGGTTTACTGATTGTGAATTATTGTCTGGAGATACGGATCTGCCGTCCGATAGTACGTTAGGTATCACATGGGATATCGAAATGGATTGCTTCAAATTTAAGATCGACCTAAAAAAGACGCCCTACAGCAGAAGAGGTATGCTTTCTATGTTGAGCACGTTGTACGATCCTTTGGGATTTTTAGCTCCATTTCTAGTCAGAGGAAAAATAATCCTTCAATAACTGTGCAGCATGAGCCTAAATTGTGATGACCCAGTTCCTGAAGACAATTGTAATGACTGGAACATATGGAAAGACTGTATCCAGCCTCTTGAAGGATTTAGAATACCGCGATGCTTCAAGCCCAAAAAATTTGGTAAGATTGTTCATTCCTCGATCCACTACTTTTCTGATGCATCAGAGTTTGCATATGGCCAAGCTACGTACCTAAGAATAGTAAATGAAAGTGGCAGAGTACATGTTTGCTTGGTTATGGGTAAGGCAAGAGTCGCTCCTTTGAAATTCGTATCTATGCCTCGATTAGAATTAACAGCAGCTACTTTGTCTGTTAAGATAGCTTCTTTGTTGAGACAAGAATTGCGACTACTATATATTAATGAATATTTTTGGACTGATAGTCAAGTCGTCTTAGGATATCTAAAGAATCAAACGAAAAGATTCAAAGTTTTTGTGGCTAATAGGATCGAGATTATCAGAAGCAACAGCAAAATCGACGACTGGAATTATGTACCGTCGAACGAAAATCCGGCCGACATAGCGTCAAGAGGATCAGATGCTTCCAAAGACAAACAAGTTAAAATGTGGTTTAGAGGACCAGAGTTCTTGTGGAATGATCAGTCTAGTTGGAAACTATCCAAACACGCCGCAGAAGTAGACGAAAACGACCCGGAGGTTAAGAGAGTGAAAGTAAACGCTTGCCTAGTCACAAATGATCCGATGAGCACGCTTGAAGAACGCATAGTTATGGGATTTGGATCGTGAATATAAATGCTTTAACACGAAAGGTTATTCATAAGTGACCATATATAGGAGTTTAAGAGGACGTGCTGGAGAGCAAAAGATGGCCGATTTGCCAAAAGAAAGGTTCAACGAAGCATCACCATTCAGTTATTGCGGATTAGATTGTTTTGGTCCGTTCTTGATCAAGGTAAGGAGAAGCGAGATGAAAAGGTATGGTGTATTGTTTACATGTTTGTCTAGCAGAGCTGTACACATTGAAATCGCAAGCAGTTTAGAAACTGATACGTTTATTTTGGCCCTTCGTCGCTTTGTCGGCAGAAGAGAAAACGTAAGGTATCTAAGATCTGATAATGGGAGTAACTTCGTTGGAAGTGATAATGAATTAAAACGAGCTTTTTTAGAAAAGGATCATGAAA is a genomic window of Hydractinia symbiolongicarpus strain clone_291-10 chromosome 14, HSymV2.1, whole genome shotgun sequence containing:
- the LOC130625249 gene encoding uncharacterized protein LOC130625249; this encodes MSLNCDDPVPEDNCNDWNIWKDCIQPLEGFRIPRCFKPKKFGKIVHSSIHYFSDASEFAYGQATYLRIVNESGRVHVCLVMGKARVAPLKFVSMPRLELTAATLSVKIASLLRQELRLLYINEYFWTDSQVVLGYLKNQTKRFKVFVANRIEIIRSNSKIDDWNYVPSNENPADIASRGSDASKDKQVKMWFRGPEFLWNDQSSWKLSKHAAEVDENDPEVKRVKVNACLVTNDPMSTLEERIVMGFGS